The nucleotide window tcttcaccccccccacacaaatCTGTCACAACCTTTACCCACACCCTGTTCCATCTGATTGTCAGCCTTCACCCCTCATtagctcacctatcacctcctgccCTGTCACGCTCCTCTGTCTTCCTGTAAGTCAGTGGAATATGCAGGTAGGAACAGTAAAGTCTCAGAATCAGTAATGAATGTGTTTGGACGTTGCAGTGGATTTCAGTGCTGCTCATGTTGAGAATCGATTTGTATTAATTGCTACAGTTGAAGTTCATATTGATCATGCACTGGTTACTAACTTGTATTTCCCTTTCAGTTCTTCTAATGAAGGATCGTGAAACAAACAAATCAAGGGGTTTTGCTTTTATTACTTTCGAAAGTCCAGGAGATGCAAGGGATGCAGCCAGGGATATGAATGGAAAGGTGAGGTGTTATACTATAGAATAATACTTCAGTAGTTGTCTTTTTGGGGAAAAAGTTAATTCAACTATCAGTGGTACTGGTAAAGAATTGGAAGTCTGAAATGTGTTGAGTGTAGAGTATTTTCCTTGTTAGCCCATGACCGATCTCTGGCGCAGTAAATTGACTTATGTAAAACttgttaatttgctttcagttgatgtCTTTATCCACTGTATGCCTGTGGCGATTTAGGTCAATACTGAAGAAGCCGTTGACTGCTACAGCTATGTGTTGTGTTATATTCTAAATTTTCCAAAAATAGGCTCTGTGGATCTGACTGTTCAAAAGAATAGGACTTGCTGTTATACAAAAATAGCTGAAATTTGTGAATCTTCGGGTGCTGAAAAAAATATATTGTAAAAATTTGACCCATTGAAGTTTGCAAGAATTGTAACTAAAGGTTGCTCTTAGTGTGTTTTAATGAATTTCCATATGCTGTCAGGTGTGGCTATTGATTATGAAGGTCTTTTGACAAGTAAAATAAAGTTCCATTGGTTGAGGGCATGCTGTTTAATAACACTGGTTTTGAAAGTAGAATTATTTGGTACATAAGATTTAAAATGGTCTTGGATTCCATTTAAAACCTTCATAATTCAAAAGCAAAAAGAATGGATCTACTTGGCTTCAGTGTAATTTGTAGTTCGTATTTCCAGTCATGCCTTTTAAGTTGAATTCACTCCTGAGTGCACAACTGACATTTTTATCActccctcaatttttttttaaagtctttgGATGGAAAACCCATTAAAGTAGAACAGGCTACTAAACCAGCATTTGAAAATAGTGGACGACGtggaccacccccacccccaagaaGTCGTGGTCCTCCTAGGGGAATTCGAGGTGgaagaggaggtagtggaggaatGAGAGGTCCACCTCAAAAAGGTAAGTGGTTGGAAAAGAGGATAAAAATACAAGAGTAAACTGGCAGGTCTATTACACTCTGTCTGGACAGTTGCAACCCAGCAGGTTTCAGAGTGAACCTCTGTCAAATTCGGGCAACACACACCGCAGGCTGGATGAGCTCAGcaagccagccagcatctatgcaaaaaagtaaccagttgacattttgggctgagagtcTTCATcagactggctgagttccttcaacattttgtgtgagttgcttggatttccagcatctgcggattttctcatgTCTCTGAAATGGAAGAACACACAACAGAGTAGGAATTTTAGTAATTTCTAATGGGCCTAGATACTCCTTGTCTTACAGAACTTAGATTCAAGAGGTTTGTTTTGACATTTTGATTTCTCTGTTTCTTAATCCTGAACAATGTTCGTCCATGCTAAATGTCAGGTTGTATTCGTGTGCATGAGCCTGATGCCTTAGAATTGCAGTAAAAGACATAACATCTGTTACTTGTTAAATAGTTTCCCCTGGAGCTTTGCAAATGCTCATAGTGGCATATTTGATAAGAGAGCCTCCAATGAGATAACTGTATGATTGCAACAACCAACCATGCGATGTGTGATCTTTGTATTATATTGAACAGTTTGTTAAACTGCATTGTAGCTGGATGCATTTTGTTTGAGCTGAGTCGTGAAAATAAGAATGAAACTGCTTTAGATGCATTTGTTGGTGCTTTCTGCTACACAATTAAAGTACTAACTTGAAAAGTGCTCTTAAGCAGAACTGTGGTGATTGGCACCTTTTTAGTTCGGAGATATGCTGGAACCTTGCTGTCTGTTCTTTTCCTTCAAGGACCGCGTTTGTTCAGAGTTTAAACCAAACTCTAATTTCAAGCGATGAAGTTGTGAATTGCAAACTAGACATGGTGGAGATAACTGGCAGGTCGGGCAGAACACTTGGAGAGAAGTAATGTTTCAGATTGGCCTTTCATCTGTGTTGAATCTCCACTGATGCTGGCCTATTCCAGTCCCTCCAGCATATGttatttatttcacatttcctgtATCTGTTGTATGATTTAGAAATATGCTAGTATATTCTCATAGAAGTAAGTTATCTTGGTCTTCAGGTACAGTTAATACTTCATCTTGATAATTAGTCTTGTGTAGATAATAGTTTTCATGACACTTTCTGAGATGTGGTTGGACATGCTCAACAAAGTACAGCACAACTTAACTACCTGAATTTAACACACCAGCTAGTGAAGTGTATATGACCAAATGTGTCCATAATGATTGATTTTGTTTTTAGTGACTTCCAGAGGGCCACCATTGAAACGGGGTCCCCCTGGCCGTGCCAATGGACCCCCACCGAAAAGGCTTCCTCCTTCAGGTCCAATGCGAACtggagggatgggaggaagagGAAGTGGATCAAGAGGTAAgaacaatattcattaatgttTAAATTTTTCTGCTTTGTTCAGGTTGAATATTTAAGTTAGTGTATTTTGTTCCTAGGGCCTCCCTCACGTGAAAGGGACAGTTATGGTTCACCTCCATCCCGCAGAGAGATGATGCCATCCAGAAGAGATGATTATATTCCCAGAGAAGATTACTACTACAGAGACAAGTATAATCTTATTTGATCTGGGGAAGTAATTAGCTATATAAGCTACCAGGTGGAAGATTAAGAGACAAAAGGAAATCATGAGCCTTTAAGATCTTAGTTGGGGCacaattgtccagctcttgggcATGATGTAAAATCTCAACATTGCACTAGTGATTTACCAACATGATCCCAAGAGATACAAAAGTTGTGGTTCTTGATAACCTGGCAGAACTATTTAATCTCATGGGTGTAGATTAGATAGAAGCCATTTTCCTGTTTTGATGATTCAAAGGGTGGAGGACatagaatggggatgaaatgcaCAGTCAGCATTGTTCAATCATACCTAAGAGTCTGAAAGGAAAATATTTGCATGGTTACAGTGAGATAGTTAGGTTTGCTTTTAAACTGAGATGATATTGGGAGATCGCTGTGCAAAGAATAACTGCATCTGAAAGGATACTTGTGAATGCACACTTGACATCTGCATTGTCTAGTCTCAAGCAATGATGACTTCTCTAGTATTGATTCTGAGAAatgatgtaactgcatttcctcTAAGAAGTTCTGAGCTTTTCATCCGTTTTCATGAGATATGTCTCAGGCTTTTCAAGTTTTCAATGTCTTCATGGATGATCACTGTGTAGCCACACACATTCAGCAGTTGggataatttatttattgaagtttatggatttattgaaatcTGTGCAATTAATAGTGTGCTTAGACATTTTTTGCTTGTCAATTGTTTTGACTTCACTCCAGTGTTAGGTGGTTGTTTATAATGATGCTCATAATTCTCAGCCTATCATGTGGTGATGGCTGACTAGAACTTTACGCCATTATTGCTTGTCCATTTATAACTGGTGCGGTTTTCAACTGTCTTATGACAAAGTTGTCTGTACCTTATTCTAGATTCTGATTTGTATTGCACACATTAGCAAActtctcattattttgtacattgcAGTTACTCTAACAGAGATTACCCAAGCTCTAGAGATGCAAGAGATTATGGTCCACCACCAAGGGATTCGTATAGTTCCCGTGAATATTCCCATTCAGGTGGCCGTGATGATTATGGATCGCGAGGCTATAGGTATGACCGTATTTTGTGCGTTTGTTGTCAAACTGTCTGATTCAAGTTTCCTGATTGTCTTCATGATGAATAATTTCATTTCCAGTGATCGTGATGGATATGGTGGACGTGAGGCACGTGACTATTATAATGATCGTCCAAGTGGTGGCTCCTATAGAGACTCTTATGATGGCTATGGTAAG belongs to Mobula hypostoma chromosome 10, sMobHyp1.1, whole genome shotgun sequence and includes:
- the rbmx gene encoding RNA-binding motif protein, X chromosome, with protein sequence MVEADRPGKLFVGGLNTETNEKALEAVFGKYGRIVEVLLMKDRETNKSRGFAFITFESPGDARDAARDMNGKSLDGKPIKVEQATKPAFENSGRRGPPPPPRSRGPPRGIRGGRGGSGGMRGPPQKVTSRGPPLKRGPPGRANGPPPKRLPPSGPMRTGGMGGRGSGSRGPPSRERDSYGSPPSRREMMPSRRDDYIPREDYYYRDNYSNRDYPSSRDARDYGPPPRDSYSSREYSHSGGRDDYGSRGYSDRDGYGGREARDYYNDRPSGGSYRDSYDGYGNSRGAPPARGPPPSYSGGGRYDDYSNSSRDGYGGGRDNYSRSDTYSSSRNDRVGRQDRGPGVPMERGYPPRDSYSSSSRGGNRGSGRGGNRSDRGSGRSRY